A stretch of Bombina bombina isolate aBomBom1 chromosome 2, aBomBom1.pri, whole genome shotgun sequence DNA encodes these proteins:
- the LOC128647357 gene encoding glycerol-3-phosphate acyltransferase 3-like encodes NEMRDRHLVTKRLTEHVSDKTKLPILIFPEGTCINNTSVMMFKKGSFEIGGTIYPVAIKYDPQFGDAFWNSSKNSMVSYLLRMMTSWALKCNVWYLPPMTRQEGESAVQFANRVKSAIAKQGGLVELPWDGGLKRDRVKDSYREEQQKNYSKIIVGENHMLQTTTN; translated from the exons aaTGAAATGCGTGATCGCCATCTAGTGACAAAAAG GCTTACGGAGCATGTTTCAGATAAAACAAAACTGCCAATTTTAATTTTCCCAGAAG GAACCTGTATTAACAACACATCTGTAATGATGTTCAAAAAGGGAAGTTTTGAGATAGGAGGGACCATTTACCCAGTGGCAATAAAG TATGATCCTCAGTTTGGTGATGCCTTCTGGAATAGCAGTAAAAACAGTATGGTCAGCTACCTTCTACGTATGATGACAAGCTGGGCCCTCAAGTGCAACGTGTGGTACCTGCCACCAATGACACGACAG GAAGGAGAGAGTGCTGTTCAGTTTGCCAACAGAGTCAAATCTGCTATCGCCAAACAAGGAGGATTGGTTGAACTTCCCTG GGACGGAGGCCTGAAAAGAGACAGAGTGAAAGACTCTTACAGAGAAGAGCAACAGAAGAACTACAGCAAGATAATTGTAGGGGAAAACCACATGTTACAGACGACAACAAACTGA